Within the Zea mays cultivar B73 chromosome 10, Zm-B73-REFERENCE-NAM-5.0, whole genome shotgun sequence genome, the region TTAAACAACAAACTCACAACTTGGGTGCCACAAGAACGACTCAAGAGGTGCACTCCAACTAGACATGAATCCACTAAACTTGTTCTTCTTGATCTCCCATAAGATGAACAAAACCCCTTACAACTGATCAATTGGAGCTAACAACAAAAACCAATGTCGCTTAATGACTCCTCCAATTATTGGATCAACTAGGTGATGacaatcaccaagagtaacaagagaACAACCAGATAACTCACCCAACTTGTGCCATAAGATGCAGGAACAATGATACAAAGTCTCTCCAATCTCACCCAATTGACAAATCAGAGGATGCGAGTGAGTGGACCGTGTGTCTTAACTCTCAAACGGTGGGCACACGTGTTTGGGAATTCAAGAGAGTGGCCATGGCTGGACTATCGGTGTTTAGCATTGGCAACACACTATGGGAGGCCCCACGTAGTGGTTTTATGGTTGGCAAGATCGACGGTTAGCTTGATGGTTCATGCAAAGCACGATGGGACACAAAGATTTATACAGGTTCAGGCCGTAGAGATGTGCAATACCCTATGTCCTGTCTGTTATTGTGACGGAATTGATCTTTAGTTCGAGATTACAGAGTGCATGTAAACTATGATCTAGCTAGCCTGTCAGAGGATCCAATCGTTTTGTAGGGGTCCCTAACCCACCTTTTATATGCGACGAGGTTAGGGTTACATGAGGTCGAACAGATTACTATTGCTACACTTATATCCATGGAACCGACTCCGACTAACATGTACGCATGTGGTCTGGTTGGTTTATCTTCTCTGCATGCATAGGAATCTATTTCAAAAAACCCACACCTACGTCTTTGAGCTCCATGCCGTTATCCTCTAGCTTGGGCTGACTGATCAACCCACCAGGCTATCCATCCAAACTATCAAGGACCTTTGGTGGCCCATAGGCTAAATCCGGCCCATggagacccaggggatatctatcccccacatggccataaggggtatttatagcccctacCAAGCAAACACACTATTACCCCTTGAAGCACTTTTTGTGAGTGCACTAGACCTATCTAGTGCACACTGGATGCCCCAATGCATAATCAACCTCCTCACTATACTCCCATGCATAATTTGCATTGTCATGTAAAAGAGGAACTTGGCGTTGAGTACATATTGCTAGTCACATATATAAAACTACTAAAAGGCCTAGAGTTTTTAGTTTCTAGATTCCCTTTATCTGGAGGAGATGGCATCAATGTGCTTTGACAAAAGATCTTCTGTCCACTCATATCAAGGCATAGAACATTGACCTAGAAACTCTACAAACTAATGGCTCATGGAAGCTAAAGCAATAAAAAGTATTTTCTTTCATGAATAGTTGAAGAAGTGGAAGCGATGCAGAGTTGCAGAATTTGAAGCGTTAGTTTGACCGAGTCGTAAATAGTAACCCAAGTCTATAGACTTAGGGACTACATGGTAGAGTTGGGGACTTAGCCAGAAGATAGAATAACCTAGACATAGATAATTGAAGACAATTAAGAAGATCCAAGAGAAGAGTCTCATCTATCTAAGTCAATGACTTGGCCAAATAAAAGTCATGCTCTACTATCAATAATATATACCAGGGGTACCCAGATCAAGCCCGACTAGAAGGCATATACAAATAGGCTCATGGGATCGGTCAAGAGCCCATGGACTTAGTTGTTATGATTAGAAGGAGGTCTACTGCCAGGAGGATTCCACGAACAAAAACATGGCAAAGATCTTATCCAAATAGGAGATAAGGTCAAGATCCTAATATATGTGACAAAGATCTTAATGGATAAGGAAGATACACTTGTAGTCATAGAGTTGGATTCATGTACAACTAGGTAACCAACTTGGTAACATCATGGATTTGGTAACTAACTCGGTATCTACTATGTAACCGCCCCTACCTTAGACTATAAAAGGAGAGGTAAGGAAGCCCTTAGGGGTAGATCATTAGATCACATTGCATAGGCAATAGACACTACCACAAATAGGACATATGATATTACCTCACGCTGAAATTCCAAACCTATATAAATCTTCGAGTCTCCTGTGCATTTACCATTAGTTCTCGTTCTTGCAACCTACCCTATAAATTCGGTGTCAAAAAAAATCCTTGACACAACTCTTGTTGGATAAGTCTAGGATATTCATTTCATTTCTCAACTTGTAAAAGCTTGCTTCATCATGTGGCATGGTGAATATGCTAGCTAGCTAGTTGATCTTCGAGCCCACACTCTCAATTGTGATAACTCCTATAGCTTGATGATATCTAATGAAATGATGACAAATATCAATTTTCTTTGTTCATAAGTGTTGAACGTTGTTGATGGTATCCTCACGTcactctcattatcatatagCAATGGCACTTTCTCAAACATGATTCCATAATCCAACAAAGTTGCTCTCGTCCATAGAAATGGTATATAACAACTTTCCATGGATATGTACTCCGCCTTAGCCATTAAAAGTGCAATCTAGTTTTATTTCTTTGAGGACCATGATACTACTGACCTCCCTAGCGGTGATTGACATgcgcctgatgtgctctttctacccATGTAGCATCTCGCGTAATCTGAATCCGAGTATCCAACCAACTCAAATTATGACCTTCTGGAACACCATAATCCAACACTAGGTGTACGATTCGAATACATCGATATCCTTTTCATGGCTTCAAAATAATCTTCTCTTGGTGAGGTTTCAAATCTAGCACACACATGCATGCAATTGAATCTGATCTTGAAGTAGTCAAATAGAGTAAGCTTCCAATCATAAACCGATACACCTTTAATATGATCAACCAGCTCACCACTTGTATCTAGATCCAAATGACCACTCGTGTCCACTGTTTTATGTATTGATTGTGCATCTTCTATCTCATTCGTTTGATCCGAAGTCCAAGTAACTCAACTCTCTTTATTCGTAGATATATTAAATTCTTTAGCCATCGTCTCTCCGAATTCTCACAAAAATTCCTTATTTGTTGATATAGAAAATAATAATGCCATCCACGTAGATTTTTCCTACCTTAAATCGAATGAGTAAGAAGTTACTTAACCTATTGTACTGTGCTCTCTTGCCTTGATCCATGCATATAACGATTTCTTGAAATTACAGAGGTATTTTAGGAATAAGAAAAGTAAATTGGAAGAAAACCTTGGTTCTTTAATAGTTCGATATACAAGTGGAGTTCAGATTGTTAATTTCACTTAACGGCCGTGAAAATGCATGTACACCGGCTCGATGTCACTATCAGATTGTGAACAAGGATCCACTCTATTTTCTTCACTCTATATCCCAGTCAGACGCTACGTCAACATTCTCTCTATCTATATCTCTATCCCCTACAACGGTTCACTCTAAATCAACACTCTATACCCCACCAGTCCAtaccattattatatgcattcccTTTAACTAACTCAACCACCATCTttttttacctttttcttttatttttgaaCAGGTGGGCGCCCAACAAAAGAAGCAAAAATAATGATCCGTGTAATTTAATTTAATGACGCTTGTACTGTTTAATTTTTGTACATATAAATCTTTTTAATGTTCCTTTTGCTCTTACTTTAAATTTTGTAAATGATATATGTCCGGATTATATGTTGGCGGGGTACTGTTGCCGCCACGAAAAGCGTAGAGTGCGGGAAGCGTGAACCGTTGTTCATAGTCTCAGTAGCCCACCTCTATGAAGGTCCCATGAACCTCAGGTTACAAATTAGTAGACGCCCCAGATCGAGTGCCCCAGATCGAGTACCGTGTGTGTCCCTGTCGCCAGGTTGTACTACTAGAAAATTAGAACCAAAAGGTTCACTAAAGTGACCAGACAATCCTTGTGGTCTTGTGGAGGTGTTGCATGGTGGGttggtaaaaagaaaaggaaaaaaagacaCTACTGGCCGGAGTGGCGGTGCACTACTAGCAGCAATGCAGCGTGTCGCTCCCACGAATGTGAAATGCGTTTTGAGTCGTGGTGGTGATCGGTGATGAATGACACCCACATGACATGCCTTGTGGAATTGCGAGACGACGACCTTAATTGCTAGTACAGCACCATGTATATGCATGGGAAGGATACGCCACACGCCTTGAGAGGAGGAAGGACGCTGGGCATCGTGACGTCACTTGCGCATCACTGTGACATGGCCATCGATCGATTGGTTTCTTCTCCAGACTCACTCTAGATCCAGATTGCTACGTAGGATCTAGGGTGCAAACGGCGGTCCGGCCGGTGTGCGTCGTCGGTCGGTAGTAGAGGGAGACGTGTGGCCAAGCCTCCCGTACTCGGTACTCCAGGCAACGTCCGCGTCGTCGTGACCGCTCTAGTCACGCCGTCGGCCGGTCCTAGGCCCTGCCGTGCAATCCTCGAATGTTATCCACTTTTTCGGAAAGAgcacccgcccgcccgcccgtgaTAACTGGCTGGCAATAATGAAAACCTCCCGCCACAGCAGCCACTCTTCCACCACTGGCGCTATAAATAAAAAATTGGCCACGGACAAAGGAGCCACAAACAACAAATCACTCCGTTGAGCCTTCACCATCACCTCCCTCtctggctctctctctctctcacgcatACGAACACACTCTCTACTAGTACTAACCTCTCACTAATCTATATCTAGCAGCAAGCACACACCGTAACATCAAAGCCAACGACGACGCGGGGCCGGCCGCCCATGGCCTTCACGTCCTTATTGGGCAGCGACGCGGAGCGGAAGGTGGCGGTGGCGGAGGTGGCGCTGCGGGCGGTGCTGTGCGGGCTAGGCGCGCTGGCGGCGGCGCTGGTGGCGACGGACACGCAGACGCGCACCTTCTTCTCCCTGCAGAAGAAGGCGACCTACACGGACATGAAGGCCATGGTGCTCCTGGTGGCCGCCGCGGCCACGGCCGCCGGCTACAGCCTGCTGCAGGCGgcgcgctgctgctgctgcgtcgCCCTGCTGCGCACGTCCATCCGCCCCCGCGCCCGCCTGCTGCTGGCCTGGTGCGTCTTCGCGTGCGACCAGGCGCTGGCGTACGCGCTGctggccgccgtcgccgccgcgctGCAGGCCTCCGTCGTCGCCAAGCAAGGCCTGCCCCAGCTGCAGTGGATGGCCATCTGCGCCCTCTACGGCGCCTTCTGCAGGCAGGCAGGCGCCGGCGTCGcctgcgccgtcgccgccgccgtcgacgcCGCCCTGCTCGCCTTCCTTTCCGCCTTCAACCTCTTCAGGCTCTACGGCGCCAAGGCCTAGCGCCCAGCCCACCACCACGACGTAGCTTTGTTGCATTAATTAGCACAGCAGAGGTGCCTTCCATCTGACCATCCTCTCTTGCAAACACCGTAACACCGCGTAGTAGAGTAGAGATTATGGAGAGACAATTAATAAGGTGCGTTCAAGCTTTATTAACATATATAAACGCATTACTCATCAATAAATTCTACACGCATGTACATGCGgcctgcgggccacgcgtcgctgtGGGGGAACAAGTCCCTTCAAGTGCGGTGCGAGTGCGATGTCTCGTTTTTTTTTCTTTCATCAAGGTAAGTATAGTCCACAGGCGTGCAGCAACTCCACTACGGATTACGGAACATCATACATCAGTTTGGTGCAACAGAATCAAACGCTTTCTTCCTCTTTGATTGATGATTGATTTCGAACGCACGCACCCAGCTTTGCATGATTGCGCGTGCTATGCATGCATTGGCGGTGGCGGGGACACGTGGTTGGTTTTGCCTTCTATTTCATGATTTCAGGCCCAGCGCTATATATATGCACTTTGAGCTAGCCTCTAACGGGACAATCTACTTCTAAAAGGTGCTTACAAGAAGCTCTGCTACTATGCTGGGAATCGAGGACAGGGCCAGGAATTCACCACCCACTAATAGTATCCCTACGCACGCGCGCTGTGCAAATACTTTAGTCGAGTCTGGTTGACGACTAAAACAATTCAgggatgtttgaatgcactagagataatagttagtgACTAAATTTAGCTAGAGACATTCAAACATcttagctaatagttcagctattagatATTTTTTGGGCCATATTCTTTGCGTTGTTTTTTGTTTCTATCCATGTCTGCTATTTGGAAATAAGAAAATCTACATATTGAAAAATCTATTGGATTAGGCACgttattttatttttgtccaaatAAAAAATAATCACCCTCAGTCCCTCACTGCTTTGTGCGGTTGTGCCTTGGCTGGTTGGCCCTTGGCCCTCGGGGAGTCGGGGATGGCCCTTGGCCGGTTGGGGTCGCCGGATCCAGACGGCGGTCACCAGGGTGGGGCGGCGCAACCGCGCTGGCGCAGTGGCGCAACCGCGAGCTGACGAGGGGCGGGGCGAGGGCACACCGTGGCGCTCGGCGACTCGGCATCAGGGTCGGCGACCAGCGGCCAGcgaccgaattttttgtattttagccatttttcggaaaaaaattcacgtttagatcttaaaaaattttaatgtcatttttggaccctttgctcggcgccatagcctatggcgccgaagtaacacagctcggcgccataggctatggcaccgaggtcgtgttgcgttggcacaacccagacgcgtggcgtcgacgtggcaccgagctcggcgccacagatcttggcgccgagctcggttgtgttATTAACATATTTGTTGCAGACATGAGCACAAAGCCCAGCTTGCCCACTTGGTGGAGCACAAGGCTTCTaaccttgtggtcgtgggttcaaaccccacaatttgcatttttatttggtttttttttgtttatgtcgCTGGTGTGTCCGTTCAAATTTATttctagaaatgctttcaatCTACCCAGCCGGTACGTTCAGATGAATTGTGATGGCCTGCCACAAATAAACCTATGTGTACGTATTGTATATATATGTCCATGACACTATTTTAGCCTCTTTTAGACTTACGAGTGTTCGTTCTGCGATCCAATTATTTCCTTGGATTCATGCATGCTCCAGTAACCTTTTAAAAGCATCGTATCACTAGTTGATTGATATATTTCTAGCTAGTTCGAGCATATTCTTCATTACTATTGAAGTTAAGAGCTTTTTTATTTTGTAGTTTTTTCGTGAACTTATTTCTATCCGTTTTAAATGCATCACTGTGCTCATCGGTTATCATCGAGAAAATCCAGGCACCAGTTTGCTCCTAAGCATCTCTTTTGAGAGTTTAATTTGGAGGATTGGAATAAGCCTTGGAAAGTAGGCCAAGATTGCCTCTGagcaaaaaacaaaaaaaacaaacaaaacaGTGAAGCTAGTTTTTGTGCCAACGTATGTAATTCGCACCATCAAATATATTGGTTTTTTTTAAATGAGTAGTGGCTAGATAAAAAAATATAGGTGAGAAATAAATTTGAACGGACACACCAGCGACATAAACAAaaaaaaccaaataaaaatgcaaactgtggggtttgaacccacgaccacaaggttAGAAGCCTTGTGCTCCACCAAGTGGGCTAGCTGGGCTTTGTGTTCATgtctgtaacaaatatattaataacacaaccgagctcggcgccaagatctgtggcgccgagctcggtgccacgtcgacGCCACGCGTCTGGGGTTGATCCAACGCAACacgacctcggcgccatagcctatggcgccgagctgtgttacttcggcgccataggctatggcgccgagcaaagggtccaaaaatgacattaaaattttttaagatctaaacgtgaatttttttccgaaaaatggctaaaatacaaaaaattcggggcCAGCGAAGCCGAGAAGGTGGGCGCGGGCAGGCAGCCGTCGCGCCGCTCGGCTACTCGAGCGGCTCAGTCGACGGTCGGCCGCTGGTTGAGGAATGAGGATGATTATGGTTTAGGCGGCTGGTCGCCTGAATTGCTGAAGGCTATCCTAATTTTTTATTGGGTCGGCCCATGGTATTGTCCAAGCAAAATACTGGACCCTCCGCCCCTGC harbors:
- the LOC100274500 gene encoding CASP-like protein 2U1, yielding MAFTSLLGSDAERKVAVAEVALRAVLCGLGALAAALVATDTQTRTFFSLQKKATYTDMKAMVLLVAAAATAAGYSLLQAARCCCCVALLRTSIRPRARLLLAWCVFACDQALAYALLAAVAAALQASVVAKQGLPQLQWMAICALYGAFCRQAGAGVACAVAAAVDAALLAFLSAFNLFRLYGAKA